Below is a genomic region from Thiohalorhabdus sp. Cl-TMA.
CAGCTCGCCGTAGGTGGCCCGGCGACCGCTTTCCGGATGGCGGACCACCTGGTTCTCCGCCCTGCAAGCCTCGGGACGCACGCCCCACCGCTCGGCGGCTGCAGCGAGTAGCATGGCCCTGGCGGTGGCGCCCGCCTCCCGGAGGGGACGCCACGCGCCCCGGACAGCGGTGCTGCCGCCCGTGGCCTGGCGGCCCAGCAGCGGATTGGTATAGGCCCTGTCGGCCGGGGCGAATTCCGTGGTCAGCCGTGTCCAATCCGCCTCCAGCTCCTCGGCCACCAGCATGGGCATGGCGGTGAGCACCCCCTGTCCCATCTCCGAACGGCCGACGATGATGGTGACCTGGTCGTCGCTACTGATGCGGATCCAGGCGTTGGGCTCGAAGTCCCCCTGACCGGGCGGCATATCCGCGGCCTCGGCGTAGCGGCCACCCGTTGGAAGCCGGAGGCCGAGCACCAGCCCGCCGCCCACGGCGGCACTGGCCTTTAGGAAGGAGCGGCGTGACGTGGTAGCGCGATTCCCGGACATCAGCCCTGCTCCTGCATGTCTTCGGCCGCCATCCGCACGGCGCGGCGGATCCGCTGATAAGTCCCGCACCGGCAGAGATTGCCGCTCATGGCCGCGTTGATTTCCGCCTCGGAGGGATCGGGGTTACGCCGCAAAAGGGCGGAAGCCGTCATGAGCTGTCCGGACTGGCAGAAGCCGCATTGCGGGACGTTCGCCCGGATCCAGGCCCGCTGCAGGGGGTGGCTGCCGTCCGCGGAAAGGCCCTCGATGGTGGTGACCGCACGGCTGCCCACGTCACTGACCGGTGTCACACAGGCACGCACCGGCTGACCGTCCAGATGGACCGTGCAGGCACCGCACTGGGCGATTCCGCAGCCGTACTTGGTCCCGGTCAATTCGAGATTGTCCCGCAGCACCCACAACAACGGGGTATCGGAGGGGACATCCACCTCGCGGGCTTCTCCGTT
It encodes:
- a CDS encoding (2Fe-2S)-binding protein, whose amino-acid sequence is MAAVSLKVNGEAREVDVPSDTPLLWVLRDNLELTGTKYGCGIAQCGACTVHLDGQPVRACVTPVSDVGSRAVTTIEGLSADGSHPLQRAWIRANVPQCGFCQSGQLMTASALLRRNPDPSEAEINAAMSGNLCRCGTYQRIRRAVRMAAEDMQEQG